Below is a genomic region from Phlebotomus papatasi isolate M1 unplaced genomic scaffold, Ppap_2.1 HiC_scaffold_455, whole genome shotgun sequence.
GGTTTTTAGCACACCTTTCTGCTTGGTGTGAAGAAAGTAATATTCCCTATCAAGGTGTTTCGGTTAAGACtattaaacgttttataacTGGTAAGGGAAATGCAAGTAAAGCTGATGTAATTGAAGCAGTGCAGGAAAAGGGTTTTTGTCCAATGGATGATAATGAAGCAGATTCTTTAGCATTAATGTTCTATGTTATGAATTTTAGTAAAGATTTTAATACATTAGAAATATCATAAAAAGTGGGTCCTTTCAGCCATACTGGCGGATTTGGTGGTCCCGACCTCAGGCCTTCTTTAGCGTTAGACATATTTCAAATGTTAACTACTTACAAAGTTATAGCTGATCAGTGtcaaaaaaggagaaaaaaggtgaaaattaCGCAAGCAGAATGGGCAAGGGAAAAAGGGTTTTCGAGGCAATATGTCTGTTCTTTAGTAAAAAAAGGAATAGTTGAGCTGGAAGATGGACTTATTGACCGAGAACAAGCAAATGAAGCGGTAGCAGCAATAAGAGATCCAAGTCAACCACTGAGAAGAAAAAACTATTCAGAAAGCGGAGAAAAACTTTCCACGATGTTGCTTAAAACgcgaataaaaaatgaaaccgaaCGTGGTAAACTTTTGGAAGCTAAAGTGAAAGCTGAAATAGGCAAATTTGTGTCAATTGAAGAGGTAAAAACTGAAGCATTTAACGTAGCAAGAGTTGTCCGTAATAATTTGCTTAATATTCCAAATAGAGTTTCAGCACTACTTGCATCACTGAGTGACACTGAAAAGATTCATATGGCGCTAACTGAAGAGATTACAAACTCACTCGAAGAATTATCTAACactaaatttcaaatataaaaagattttgaatataaaatgactgATAACTTAAGTTTAGAGTTAATAAAGTGTCTCATCAATCAACCTGGATTAGATGTTAATGTTAGAGGATTAAATGGAAAGACACCACTACATTGCGCTATAGAGTTTGATGAATTAAGTATGGTAGATCTGTTACTCACGAAAAAGAACATTAATCCTTTTGTTGAGGACAATGAAGGCAAAACCTCCTTAGATTATGCCAAAGAAGGTAAAAAAGCAGAAATATTACAAGCATTAATCAATCACAAATACGGATCAGAACAAGATAGCTTACTTCATTTAGCTGCAATGATAGGTGAAATTAATGCAGTTAGATATTTGATCAGAAAAGGTATTGACGTTAATGTACGAAATGCTCTGCATCATACTCCATTACATCTAGCAGCAGGCATAGGACATGAAAATGTTGTCAAAATTTTAGTGGAAGAAGGAAGCGCTGAAATAGATGTCTTTGATGCACGAAATCAGACACCAATGCACTATGCAGTTAATAACAAGAAGTTGGAGATAGTAAAGTTATTACTGGAGCTAGGAGCAGATGTAAATAGCGCACGTGTAGGACAAAACTCGATGAAATTATCACCTGTGCATATAGCTGTAAGTAATACTAATTACGATGAAAGGGATTTATGTCTTGATATTCTCAAATGCTTAATAAAGGAGCCTAATGCTCAAGTCAATTTGCAGGACTACGAAAATAGAACACCTCTACATTACGCTGAAAGACTTAAAACAATAGAGGTCTTACTAACGCGAGAAGATATAGACCCTCTGGTAAAAGACGATAGGGGCAAGACACCATTTGATTACGCTAAACCTGAGATAAAGAAGGCTTTGATGAGTAATAAATACGGTTCTGAAAAGAATAGTCTACTCCatttagctgcacaaagagGAGAAATTGAGCTTGTAGATGCAATCTTAAAGGAAGAAATTGATATTGATATTGTAAATAATAAAGGTTTATCACCTATTTACCTTGCTGCAGAAAAAGGACATTTACATGTAGTAAAATTACTACTGAAAAAAGGAGCAAACTATACACCTGTTTTGCACTTAGCAATCAAGTCAAATAATTTAGAGTTACTTAAAGTtttatttactgaaaaaaatggAGCGTTACTCTGCAGAGATACCGTTGTTAATTTTCCAACCCTTCATAATAAATATATAGCACAGAGAGAAATAGCAGATAAAAGGATGAAAAAACATAATAA
It encodes:
- the LOC129809215 gene encoding receptor-interacting serine/threonine-protein kinase 4-like, translating into MTDNLSLELIKCLINQPGLDVNVRGLNGKTPLHCAIEFDELSMVDLLLTKKNINPFVEDNEGKTSLDYAKEEQDSLLHLAAMIGEINAVRYLIRKGIDVNVRNALHHTPLHLAAGIGHENVVKILVEEGSAEIDVFDARNQTPMHYAVNNKKLEIVKLLLELGADVNSARVGQNSMKLSPVHIAIGTVPKREVVLTAGVDVQKDRLEVEVVAWGKGRENWSIDYRVFEGDTGGREVWGKLSELLNHHFIGENGLEYMISMMAVDAGYATQEVYNW